The Xanthomonas sp. DAR 80977 nucleotide sequence GTTTGATAGATGCATGAGTGGGGGGTGCGAGTGAAGGCGCTTAAGGCGGCTGCGGTGAGTTTGCTGTTGCTAATATCTGGTTGTGTTGGAGATGCAAAGATAACTGTTTCTGGCAGCGCCAAGAATGGAGTGGCGTGCATTTTTAATAGATATTCTGATGGGAGGCTTGTGGAAACTTTCCCTGTGGCTGGGAAATTTAAAGAGATATACGCTGTGTCGGTACTTGCTGAGAAAGATATTGAAATAGTTTGCGCTGGAGTCGTCGTTGCTAGGGAGCGATTGAGCGTCACAAAAGGTGATATCGATTTTGGCGAACTGCCTTGTTCATCGAAATAGGTGAATTAAGATGGGCTGTAACTGCACTCTACAAGAGATTTTTGATAATTATTTTCAGTGGTGCTATTTTTTGACGTGGCTGGAATGGTCGTGGCGACAATTGACCATGAAAAATTTGGTGGATATTAATAATTTGTAATTCTTGGTAGGCACTTTTGTATTTGACTATTTGCTCGGCTTGCTTTATCGGCGCTGCGAAGCGCACGGAGCGTCATTCTGGGCACCCAAATGCCGGAGCCACCCTATGTCGCGACGTCGCCACTTCCTGAAAATCGCCGCCTTTGGCGGCTGCGGGTGTCCCTAGTCATGAATATAAGTAGGGCGGTCAGCGCACTTTTGGTTGCCGCGCTTATGCCAGGTGTGGTCGCAATTTTGATAACTTCTGTGGGGGCGTCAAGTTTTCTAACCGCTGCCGTTGTTTTTGGTATTTTGTATATTTTTTCGCTTCCATTTATTTTAATTATTGGATTTTTTACGTTATTCTTTTTGTTAAAAATAAAATACGGGCCGTTGTTTATGCCTCCGTTGATTGGTTGTTTGTCTGGAATGCTGATTGCGAATTGATGTATGTATGTGGAACTCCCATTCATGACGCCTGGCTGCTTGTGCTGGATGGGCTATTGACGGCAATAGTGGCTGCATTGATATATTTTAAGCCTCGGTTAAATTTTCGACCTCAATCTTAAGGGTCGAATTATCTTGTGTGGTTGAGGTTTGATTATTATTGGGTGTTCGTTGGAAGTTCGGATCAGGGAAGTTGCACTTTAGCGCTTTTTGGCAAAGTCCTTGGTTCATGATGCCCCCACCAAGTGGTCTACCTTCAATCTCATCCTGCTCTGCCGCATGATGCGAAGCTAGCCGCGCACGGTCCCGCCCCTGCGCCTGTTATTTCCTCGTGCCGGAGCCACCCATGCACCAACGCCGCCACTTCCTCAAGACCGCCGCCTTCGGCGCCCTCGCCACCGGCCTGGCCGCTGCGTTGCCGCGCGCACGAGCCGCGGCCAGTAGCGGCGTCGCACCGTTGCCGCGCGGCGCGGCGCGGGTGATTTCGACCTGGGACTTCGGGATCGCGGCGAATCAGGCCGCGTGGCAGGTGCTGTCGCGCAGCGGCGCGGCGCTGCATGCACTCACGTAACCCCTACGCCGCACCCGACGCCGCGCTGCCGGAGGCCGCGCCCGACACGGCGCCCACCGATCTGCTGGCGTCGTTGTTCGCGCCGTCGGGCATCAAGCTGGCCCTGCTGTGCGCGACCACGTTCGGCTGGTATGCGCTGTACTGGTTCTATCGCAACTGGCAGGCGATCCGCCTGATCTCCGGGCGCCGGCGCATCTCGCCGGTGTGGCGCTCGGTGTTCTCGCTGATCTGGATCTTCCCCTGCTTCCGCGCCCTGGATCGCTTGATCGGCGCGCACCGCCGCAGCGTACTGGGCTGGTGGGGACCGGCCCTGGCCTATGTCGGATTGAGCCTGCTGGCGGCGTGGCCGACCCGACTGTCGTTCCTGGCGCTGCTGTCCTGGACGCCGCTGCTCGCGATCAACCAGCGCCTGGTCCGCTTCAAGCGGGCGCGCGGCTTGCGCGAACGCCCGCAGGAGCGATTCACCGCGTGGACGTGGGTGTGGCTGGCGATCGTCGCACCGTTCTTTTCGCTGGCGATCTTCATGCTGGTGGTGAACGTGCTGCTGCAGCAACCGATCCAGGTGAACTTGCCCGCACCCCGCTGAGCCGGCGTCGCGGGGGTTCCGACGCATCGCCGGTCCGGCATGCGGTCGTGATCCGCGCATGAAGTTTCACCTGCAACCACCACCCCGCTTGGTGTCTAATACCGCACCCCCGCGTCGTGCCGATTCCCGTGAGCCTCCCCGATTCCGATCTGCGTCCGGACCTGGACCCTTTGCCCGATGACGGCACCGTCGTCACCGCTGGTCCGTTGACCCCGCCGGCGGATTCGGCCGGCACCGTGCAGGATGCGCAGGCGCTGCGGCACAGCGTGGCCGAGGACGTCCAGGGCATGCTGCTGGCGACGCTGGTGGCCTCGCTGGGCCTGGCGGTGTTCGCCAAGGGCGGGCTGATGATCGGCGGCATGGCCGGGGTGGCGTTCCTGCTGCACTACGCGCTGGGCTGGAACTTCGGCCTGATGTTCGTGCTGGTGAACCTGCCGTTCTACTGGCTGTCGGTGCGGCGCATGGGCTGGGAATTCACCTTGAAGACCTTCGTGGCGGTGGCCGCCTGCGGGGTGCTGACCGACCTGCTGCCGCGCTGGGCGCAGTATTCGGCGATGACGCCGCTGTATTCGGCGCTGGTCGGCGGCGCGCTGGTCGGACTGGCGATCCTGTTCTTCATCCGCCACCGCGCCAGCCTCGGCGGCGTCGGCATCCTGGCGGTCTACCTGCAGCGCAGCCGCGGCTGGAGCGCGGGCAAGGTGCAGATGAGTTTCGACGGGGCGCTGATGCTGATCGCGTTCTTCGTACTGGCGCCGCAACAGGTGCTGTATTCGGCGATCGGTGCGGTGGTGCTGAGCCTGGTGCTGATGTTCAACCACCGCTCCGGGCGCTACATGGGCGTGTGAGCGGCACGTTGCCGCGTGCCTGTCGCGCGCGGCGCGTTCGTGTGGAATCGGTCCGTGTCCAACGGCGATGGCCGTTTCGATGCCGCCATGAAGCGGCATGCGCTGTCGCGCGGCGCAAAGCCTTTGCCCAAGTGCGCACGCTGCGCATATTCCATGATGCGCATTCCATGCCTCGCGATCGCGCGGCCAGCGCAGGCGAGAGAGCCGCATCGGCATGGCCGGCGTGAAGGAATCGGCCCGGCGTGCAACTGTCTACGGGATATCCCGCGTGTCTACGAAATGGCCTTGTCGGCACGATCGCCGGCGGGGCATGCTGGCTGCGCAGGCGAAGCAAATACGCGCGAATGACATGACGCGATCCACGGGAGTCATCGCGCCTGCGAAGGGGAAAACCAACAGATTTCCAGCGCTTGCCGGTCCGGCATGGTGAGCTGCCGCATGGCCGCGCGCGATCATGGGAATGGCGTTTTCAGCTGTCTTTCGAGCACCGAAGGAGAATGCGATGAAGCGTGCGATAGGGTTCGCGGCCGTTGTCAGCATCCTGGTCATGGCGTGTTCGGCCGTGACCCACACTCCCACCGGTCCCGACCGCGGCTCCGTGCCCGCACCGCCGTCGCCGGCCTCCGCCGCGCACGCGGCCGCGCCTGCGGTGCCGTGCGTCGCGCCGGCCAGCTGGTTCCCGCACGCGAACACGCCGCCGCCGAATTCGGCGGGCTTCGTTTCCGACAGC carries:
- a CDS encoding YitT family protein, with the protein product MPDDGTVVTAGPLTPPADSAGTVQDAQALRHSVAEDVQGMLLATLVASLGLAVFAKGGLMIGGMAGVAFLLHYALGWNFGLMFVLVNLPFYWLSVRRMGWEFTLKTFVAVAACGVLTDLLPRWAQYSAMTPLYSALVGGALVGLAILFFIRHRASLGGVGILAVYLQRSRGWSAGKVQMSFDGALMLIAFFVLAPQQVLYSAIGAVVLSLVLMFNHRSGRYMGV
- a CDS encoding MFS transporter permease yields the protein MHSRNPYAAPDAALPEAAPDTAPTDLLASLFAPSGIKLALLCATTFGWYALYWFYRNWQAIRLISGRRRISPVWRSVFSLIWIFPCFRALDRLIGAHRRSVLGWWGPALAYVGLSLLAAWPTRLSFLALLSWTPLLAINQRLVRFKRARGLRERPQERFTAWTWVWLAIVAPFFSLAIFMLVVNVLLQQPIQVNLPAPR